In a genomic window of Sulfuriferula nivalis:
- a CDS encoding cyd operon YbgE family protein, which produces MYSTPARVFSLLLALTLAAVITFYPPALASLSHGLITLVIWGVSAGFVHGIGFDPDARFWRAVFGPISAWVLMGMGLLLIAKPYFSV; this is translated from the coding sequence GTGTATTCGACACCTGCTCGAGTCTTTTCCCTGCTGCTGGCATTAACGCTGGCAGCGGTGATAACATTTTATCCCCCTGCGCTGGCCAGTCTGAGTCATGGTCTGATTACTTTGGTGATCTGGGGTGTCAGTGCAGGGTTCGTTCATGGTATTGGTTTCGACCCTGATGCACGTTTCTGGCGTGCGGTGTTTGGACCCATTAGTGCCTGGGTGCTGATGGGGATGGGGTTATTACTGATCGCTAAACCGTACTTCTCGGTATAA
- the miaA gene encoding tRNA (adenosine(37)-N6)-dimethylallyltransferase MiaA, producing the protein MFPPAIFLMGPTASGKTAAAVALAACFPVEIISVDSALVYRDMNIGTAKPDAVTLAEAPHHLIDLIDPTEVYSAAQFRRDALILMADITARGRIPLLVGGTMLYFKALREGLSDLPQADASLRNAIEADAAVRGWAALHQDLALSDPITAARLQPTDTQRIQRALEVIALTGKPMSEAFAQSRGEELPYRVLPIALMPSDRSVLHQRIAQRFEAMLASGFLQELSDLRQRYQLTANIPAMRCVGYRQAWGYQDGEYSYDEMRDRGIFATRQLAKRQITWLRSTPDVQIVDCIADDAVGQVRKLVEDYLA; encoded by the coding sequence ATGTTTCCTCCTGCTATTTTTTTGATGGGCCCGACTGCATCGGGTAAGACTGCTGCTGCGGTGGCATTGGCTGCGTGTTTTCCTGTGGAAATTATCAGTGTTGATTCGGCGCTAGTTTATCGTGACATGAATATAGGCACGGCTAAACCCGATGCAGTGACGCTGGCAGAAGCGCCGCATCATTTGATTGATTTGATAGACCCTACTGAAGTTTATTCAGCCGCGCAGTTTCGTCGTGACGCATTGATCTTGATGGCAGATATTACTGCGCGTGGGCGGATTCCGTTGTTGGTGGGTGGCACGATGCTGTATTTCAAAGCATTGCGCGAAGGTTTGTCGGATTTGCCTCAGGCTGATGCATCATTACGTAATGCAATAGAAGCAGATGCGGCGGTGCGGGGCTGGGCTGCATTGCATCAGGATTTGGCTTTGAGCGATCCGATTACTGCTGCACGGCTACAACCCACTGATACACAGCGTATACAGCGGGCATTGGAAGTCATTGCGCTTACGGGTAAACCAATGTCGGAAGCTTTTGCGCAATCACGTGGTGAGGAATTACCCTATCGTGTGTTACCTATCGCACTTATGCCGTCCGACCGTAGTGTGTTGCATCAACGCATTGCCCAGCGCTTTGAAGCGATGTTAGCCAGTGGGTTTTTGCAAGAGTTATCTGATTTACGTCAACGTTATCAATTGACTGCGAACATACCTGCTATGCGTTGTGTTGGTTACCGTCAGGCATGGGGTTATCAGGATGGGGAATACAGTTACGATGAGATGCGTGACCGTGGCATTTTTGCTACGCGGCAATTAGCAAAGCGTCAGATTACCTGGTTGCGTAGTACCCCCGATGTGCAAATTGTGGACTGCATAGCTGATGATGCAGTGGGGCAGGTGAGGAAGTTGGTTGAGGATTATTTGGCGTAA
- a CDS encoding MBL fold metallo-hydrolase → MFFRQLFDEASSTYTYLLGDMASREAVLIDPVQVHNDLYLSLLNEQNLNLKYILETHVHADHITGASALRAATGALAAISAQAGTSCADVQLHDGDKLTFGNEQINVLATPGHTAGCVSYLWRDRVFTGDALLIGGCGRTDFQGGDAGTLYNSISRQIWPLADETLIYPGHDYHHKHVSSVAQERETNSRLSGKSRDEFVAIMNQLDLPMPRLISVAVPANQQCGKDVIHAG, encoded by the coding sequence ATGTTCTTCCGTCAGTTATTTGATGAAGCTAGCTCTACTTACACTTATTTGCTGGGTGATATGGCATCCCGCGAAGCCGTATTAATAGACCCTGTGCAAGTGCACAATGATTTGTATTTGTCATTGTTAAATGAACAGAATTTAAATTTGAAATACATTCTGGAAACTCATGTGCACGCCGATCATATCACTGGTGCATCTGCTTTACGTGCTGCTACGGGTGCGTTGGCTGCAATTAGCGCACAAGCAGGTACGAGCTGTGCTGACGTGCAGTTGCATGATGGTGATAAATTAACGTTTGGAAATGAGCAAATTAACGTTTTGGCTACCCCAGGTCATACAGCGGGTTGTGTTTCGTATTTGTGGCGAGACCGTGTGTTTACGGGCGATGCTTTGTTGATCGGTGGCTGTGGCCGTACTGATTTTCAAGGCGGTGACGCAGGTACGTTGTATAACAGTATTTCCCGTCAAATTTGGCCACTAGCTGATGAGACGCTGATCTATCCTGGACATGATTACCATCATAAACATGTATCCAGTGTAGCTCAGGAGCGTGAAACTAACTCACGCCTTTCTGGCAAAAGCCGAGATGAATTTGTCGCAATTATGAACCAATTGGATCTGCCCATGCCTAGGTTAATCAGTGTGGCAGTACCCGCTAATCAACAGTGTGGAAAGGATGTTATACATGCAGGATAG
- a CDS encoding group II truncated hemoglobin, producing MQDSLLPASHYDRIGGTDKIRRLVHRFYEIMDELPEAYGIRKLHAESLQGSEDKLFKFLSGWMGGPQLYVQEYGHPMLRRRHLPFPIGISERDQWLMCMDQALGEVVEDALLRRELSAAFAKVGDHMRNKAEH from the coding sequence ATGCAGGATAGTTTGTTACCTGCCAGTCATTATGATCGCATTGGCGGTACAGATAAAATCCGTAGACTTGTCCATCGTTTTTATGAGATTATGGACGAACTTCCGGAAGCTTATGGTATTCGAAAATTGCATGCGGAAAGCTTGCAAGGCTCAGAAGATAAGCTATTTAAGTTTTTATCTGGTTGGATGGGTGGTCCTCAACTTTATGTGCAAGAATACGGACATCCTATGTTACGTCGTCGGCATTTGCCATTTCCGATTGGCATATCCGAGCGTGATCAATGGTTGATGTGTATGGATCAGGCATTAGGTGAAGTGGTGGAGGATGCGCTACTGCGTCGCGAGTTATCCGCTGCGTTTGCCAAAGTGGGTGACCATATGCGCAATAAGGCGGAACATTAA
- a CDS encoding chloride channel protein: MSVQTPESSVTNSAPVASDFEAKSVDMWHRGSAWILGPLLIGMVAVVLATASDYANELNAKLFHTFFLAPILIVPLGFVLLTYVSRRYFAGTQGSGIPQTIAAINEVSDSKTSYLLSLRIMIGKILLTVGGLAVGASIGREGPTVQVGASIMHMFYGRGPFQGTEQRRILLLAGGAAGIAAAFNTPLAGIMFAIEELSKHHVFNANSSSLVTVIVSGLIPLALLGNYTYFGSSGTNLEWDSGMSTILICGIVGGMAGGVFSRILLAVSFDTTSKLAKFIGRRPLAFAALCGLGVALLGLATDHLVFGTGYQPTRSMLEESGSLPWYFGIAKLLATLLSSMSGIAGGVFAPSLAVGAGIGDNLAALLPTSYAPHSAIVLLTMAAYLSGVTRAPVTAFIIMMEMTDSHHMLLPLMAASVVASAASKLISPVPLYHALSQKFIPPQ; the protein is encoded by the coding sequence ATGTCCGTACAAACGCCAGAATCAAGTGTAACAAATAGCGCACCAGTCGCTTCTGATTTTGAGGCTAAGTCGGTTGATATGTGGCATCGCGGCTCAGCCTGGATATTAGGCCCTTTGCTGATAGGTATGGTTGCCGTTGTGCTTGCCACGGCGAGTGATTATGCCAATGAGCTCAATGCGAAGTTATTTCACACTTTTTTTCTCGCACCCATCCTGATTGTGCCATTGGGATTTGTCTTGCTGACCTATGTTAGTCGTCGCTATTTTGCCGGGACACAGGGTAGCGGTATTCCACAAACCATAGCTGCAATTAACGAAGTGTCTGATAGCAAGACCAGTTATTTGCTGTCTTTGCGTATCATGATAGGCAAGATACTGCTGACCGTCGGTGGGCTGGCAGTGGGTGCATCTATCGGCCGAGAAGGACCAACTGTGCAGGTCGGTGCTTCTATCATGCATATGTTTTATGGGCGAGGCCCATTTCAGGGCACCGAACAACGGCGCATACTGCTATTGGCCGGAGGTGCTGCGGGTATTGCTGCGGCGTTTAATACGCCGCTGGCTGGTATTATGTTCGCGATTGAAGAATTGAGTAAACACCATGTGTTTAATGCGAATAGCTCTTCTTTGGTGACGGTGATTGTTTCCGGTCTGATTCCGCTTGCCCTGTTGGGTAACTATACATACTTTGGATCATCAGGCACGAATCTGGAATGGGATTCTGGTATGTCGACCATATTAATTTGCGGCATAGTCGGTGGCATGGCAGGTGGGGTTTTTAGTCGCATATTGCTTGCAGTGTCATTTGATACGACATCAAAACTGGCAAAATTTATTGGACGACGTCCCCTTGCATTTGCCGCGCTGTGTGGCTTGGGTGTGGCACTGCTGGGTTTAGCTACTGATCATCTGGTGTTCGGTACAGGCTATCAACCAACGCGGAGTATGCTGGAAGAAAGTGGTTCATTGCCATGGTATTTTGGTATAGCAAAACTGTTAGCGACTTTGTTGTCATCCATGAGTGGCATTGCAGGGGGCGTGTTTGCACCATCGTTGGCAGTAGGGGCCGGTATCGGTGATAATCTGGCGGCATTGTTACCAACTTCCTATGCACCTCACAGTGCCATAGTATTGTTAACGATGGCAGCCTATCTTTCAGGTGTTACTCGGGCGCCAGTAACCGCTTTTATTATCATGATGGAGATGACGGATAGTCATCACATGTTGTTACCTCTGATGGCGGCATCGGTAGTGGCAAGTGCGGCTTCCAAGTTGATTTCACCTGTTCCGCTATACCACGCACTTTCTCAGAAGTTTATTCCTCCGCAATAA
- the nadB gene encoding L-aspartate oxidase — MINTDVLIIGSGLAALTTALNLAQTQRVTVITKKTLQDSASAWAQGGIAAVLANDDTIDAHIHDTLVAGAGLCDEVAVRYVVEHGREAVQWLVEMGVPFTADATSETGFHLTREGGHSARRIIHAADATGRAVQQTLCQQIKQHPNITLLEQHIAVDLITGAKLGLNDQRCYGAYVLDNKTAKVKTVAAGYTVLATGGAGKVYLYTTNPDVATGDGVAMAWRAGCSVANMEFMQFHPTCLYHPRAKSFLISEAMRGEGGLLKLPDGTRFMPAYDERAELAPRDIVARAIDSEMKKRGLDCVYLDISHQSAEFITSHFPNIYQRCLDLGIDITREPIPVVPAAHYTCGGVITDLSAQTDLDNLYAVGEVAHTGLHGANRLASNSLLECLVFGRAAAMAIRATAPSVAENIPEWDESRVTDADEEIVLSHNWDELRRFMWDYVGIVRTDKRLARAAHRITLLRDEIDEYYQNFRVSNDLIELRNLVVTADLIVRCAQLRHESRGLHTSRDYPDTLGVAIDTILLP, encoded by the coding sequence ATGATAAATACCGATGTTTTAATTATAGGTAGCGGTTTAGCCGCGTTGACCACCGCTTTGAACTTGGCGCAAACTCAACGAGTAACCGTGATTACTAAGAAAACACTGCAAGATTCAGCCAGTGCCTGGGCGCAAGGTGGTATCGCAGCCGTGCTGGCAAATGATGACACCATTGATGCGCATATTCATGACACATTAGTTGCAGGCGCTGGTTTGTGTGATGAAGTCGCTGTGCGATATGTTGTAGAACATGGGCGGGAAGCCGTGCAGTGGTTAGTAGAAATGGGTGTACCATTTACTGCAGATGCAACCAGTGAAACAGGTTTTCACCTTACTCGTGAAGGTGGCCATAGCGCACGGCGTATTATTCACGCAGCTGATGCCACAGGGCGAGCCGTACAGCAAACCCTGTGTCAGCAGATTAAACAGCATCCAAATATTACCTTGCTAGAACAGCATATTGCTGTCGATTTGATAACGGGCGCGAAGCTGGGGCTGAATGATCAACGTTGTTATGGTGCCTATGTACTCGATAACAAAACAGCAAAAGTAAAAACCGTAGCCGCAGGTTATACCGTATTGGCGACAGGCGGTGCAGGTAAAGTTTATCTCTATACCACCAATCCTGATGTGGCGACTGGTGATGGTGTGGCGATGGCATGGCGTGCTGGTTGCAGTGTTGCCAACATGGAATTCATGCAGTTTCACCCAACCTGTTTATATCATCCACGCGCCAAATCATTCTTGATTTCAGAAGCAATGCGTGGCGAGGGTGGTTTGTTGAAATTGCCGGATGGCACGCGTTTTATGCCTGCTTATGACGAACGCGCCGAATTAGCACCGCGCGATATCGTTGCCCGGGCAATAGATAGCGAGATGAAAAAACGCGGTCTGGATTGTGTGTATCTGGATATTTCGCATCAGTCTGCAGAATTTATCACCAGCCATTTTCCTAATATTTATCAGCGCTGTCTGGATTTGGGCATAGACATCACCCGTGAGCCTATCCCTGTTGTCCCCGCTGCACACTATACTTGTGGTGGCGTCATCACGGACTTGTCCGCACAGACAGATCTGGATAATTTATATGCTGTCGGCGAAGTCGCCCATACGGGGCTGCATGGTGCCAATCGTCTGGCGAGCAACTCATTGCTTGAGTGTCTGGTATTCGGTCGAGCCGCGGCAATGGCGATCAGGGCAACCGCACCTAGTGTGGCGGAAAATATACCTGAATGGGATGAAAGTCGTGTTACTGATGCCGATGAGGAAATCGTGTTGTCCCATAACTGGGACGAACTGCGGCGGTTCATGTGGGATTATGTCGGCATCGTACGCACCGATAAGCGCCTGGCGCGTGCTGCTCATCGTATTACCTTATTGCGGGATGAAATCGACGAGTATTACCAGAACTTCCGCGTCAGCAACGACTTGATCGAATTGCGCAATCTGGTTGTAACTGCGGATTTAATTGTGCGTTGCGCACAGTTGCGCCATGAAAGCCGCGGCCTGCACACTAGTCGAGATTATCCTGACACCTTGGGTGTGGCGATTGATACGATATTGCTACCGTGA
- the cydX gene encoding cytochrome bd-I oxidase subunit CydX, which produces MWYFAWILGLTAAVLLAIVNAVYGENHELREEESRQSDKS; this is translated from the coding sequence ATGTGGTATTTTGCATGGATTTTAGGTTTGACTGCGGCGGTGTTACTGGCCATTGTGAATGCGGTTTATGGTGAAAATCATGAATTGCGTGAAGAAGAATCGCGTCAGTCGGATAAGTCGTAA
- a CDS encoding NAD(P)/FAD-dependent oxidoreductase, with translation MAHIVVLGAGTGGTPAAYELREILGKEHSVTLINASETFQFVPSNPWIALGWRKRPETTIEIRPYLEKKGIKFIAKRADKIDPVANTVTMLDGEVVNYDYLVIATGPRLAFDLVEGSGPEGGYTQSVCSVDHAEKAFADYEEFLKNPGHVVIGALPGASCFGPAYEYAMGLETDLRRRKMRDQVPMTYITSEPYIGHLGLGGVGDSKGLLEGEMRNRHIKWICNAKTVKVEPGKMYVEEYNDLGEKIKDHVVEFKFSMMLPPFRGVPVVASVPNLCNPGGFVIVDKHQRSPAYKNIFSLGVCIAIPPVEQTPVPTGTPKTGYMIESMGTAIVHNIADELAGKPATTTGTWNTICLADMGDTGAAFVALPQIPPRNVTWAKKGKWVHLAKVAFEKYFLYKMKTGHSEPIYEKYTLKAMGITRLKD, from the coding sequence ATGGCACATATCGTCGTATTAGGCGCAGGAACGGGTGGTACCCCAGCAGCTTACGAGCTGCGCGAAATTTTGGGTAAAGAACACAGCGTAACCTTGATCAACGCATCAGAAACTTTTCAGTTTGTCCCTTCTAACCCATGGATAGCTTTGGGTTGGCGTAAACGTCCAGAAACCACGATAGAAATTCGTCCCTATCTGGAAAAAAAAGGAATTAAGTTTATTGCCAAGCGTGCGGACAAAATTGATCCTGTCGCCAATACTGTTACCATGCTGGATGGTGAAGTCGTTAATTATGACTATCTGGTCATTGCGACTGGTCCGCGTTTGGCGTTTGATCTGGTTGAAGGTTCAGGTCCTGAAGGTGGTTACACACAATCGGTTTGCTCGGTCGATCATGCTGAAAAAGCATTTGCTGACTACGAAGAATTCCTTAAAAATCCAGGCCACGTCGTCATTGGCGCATTGCCAGGTGCGTCTTGTTTCGGTCCTGCATACGAATACGCCATGGGTTTGGAAACCGACCTGCGTCGTCGCAAAATGCGTGATCAAGTACCTATGACTTACATTACCTCAGAGCCTTACATTGGGCACTTAGGTTTGGGTGGCGTGGGTGACTCTAAAGGTTTGCTCGAAGGTGAAATGCGTAATCGTCATATCAAATGGATATGCAACGCAAAAACAGTCAAGGTTGAGCCAGGTAAGATGTATGTAGAAGAATACAACGACCTTGGTGAAAAAATTAAAGATCACGTGGTTGAATTTAAATTCTCCATGATGCTGCCGCCATTCCGCGGTGTACCTGTTGTCGCCAGCGTGCCTAACTTATGTAATCCAGGTGGTTTTGTTATCGTTGACAAACATCAACGTAGCCCGGCCTATAAAAATATTTTCTCACTCGGTGTCTGTATTGCGATACCGCCTGTTGAGCAAACTCCTGTGCCTACAGGTACGCCTAAGACTGGCTACATGATTGAATCTATGGGTACAGCTATCGTCCATAACATCGCTGACGAACTGGCTGGTAAACCAGCAACCACTACCGGTACATGGAACACGATCTGTCTTGCGGATATGGGTGATACTGGCGCTGCATTCGTAGCCTTGCCACAGATTCCGCCACGCAATGTGACCTGGGCGAAAAAGGGTAAATGGGTACATTTGGCCAAAGTTGCATTTGAAAAGTACTTCCTGTACAAAATGAAAACCGGTCATTCAGAGCCGATTTATGAGAAGTACACGCTTAAGGCGATGGGTATTACCCGTTTGAAAGACTAA
- a CDS encoding rhodanese-like domain-containing protein has translation MSMTPQQLVAEAKAQIKEVDVATAAAQIAAGGVVIDVREPSEFEAGRLPNSVNIPRGVLEFKTGEHPALANKDAQLLITCKTGGRAALATLNLQRLGYANIASIAGGFEAWSTSGQQVLKDSTNFGG, from the coding sequence ATGAGTATGACACCTCAACAATTAGTTGCTGAAGCTAAAGCACAAATTAAAGAAGTCGATGTTGCCACTGCCGCTGCGCAAATTGCTGCTGGCGGTGTGGTGATTGATGTGCGTGAACCCAGTGAATTTGAAGCTGGTCGGTTACCAAATTCAGTGAATATCCCGCGTGGCGTTCTGGAATTCAAAACGGGCGAACATCCAGCGCTAGCTAATAAAGACGCTCAATTGTTGATTACCTGCAAAACAGGTGGCCGAGCAGCCTTGGCTACACTGAATCTACAACGTTTAGGCTACGCAAATATTGCATCCATCGCTGGTGGTTTTGAGGCTTGGTCAACCAGTGGACAGCAAGTACTGAAAGACAGTACCAACTTTGGTGGTTAA